The following are encoded together in the Desulfonatronum sp. SC1 genome:
- a CDS encoding sigma 54-interacting transcriptional regulator: MKPRSLKGTLLAAVAGLVALSTLLVTLLASHRYAQSLEQTLAAQTENVGRALAAEAADLVLVNDLVSLRNMLDRHRTAHPSLSYLFIIREGRVLASTFGGEIPWDLLNFNLPGHFPDDGTVTQRIVSETGHKLLDMALPIFEGHAGILRLGVSEEHLRREIRNLWVSIGLVALVILLPALGGGLLFLNRTTRPLLALVQAAQDYAPDKSRSPIPVQGQKEIAVLAEAFNAMTERIHEYTRRLEDQATELEQTQSQLRASCEIVRDVSALGSLPEIAAYLIRQTKGILQCRDVSLLVFNPGREMFFVLTAKDVRKVTDPRAAAEAEALLQGMEPIFQPEFPAFHPPMIPESLAKLPGQSILPLYHEDILCGAMIVGCVKKCACQPRDLELVSLVMSQAAGTLRRAVKQEAEAQQFLTRQDSQSSFMGIIGRDPKLTQIFRLIEDVAATDATVLIQGESGTGKELAARAIHDLSPRKIKPFVVINCSAYPATLLESELFGHEKGAFTGALKQRPGRFEQADGGTVFLDEIGEISASAQVKLLRVLQTQRFERVGGERTVTVDVRIVAATNKNLLEEVKSGRFREDLYYRLDVIPVQLPPLRDRGNDVALLAAHFLRHFSEDQKKTITEFSSKAMRLLLDYPWPGNVRELENVVEQATVLAKSSVITPEELPTRLKAVASSQESSVTLEEQERTIILEALESCSWNKKLAAQRLGIGRSTLYAKMKRLGIAADDA, encoded by the coding sequence ATGAAACCACGCTCCCTCAAGGGGACCCTCCTGGCCGCCGTGGCCGGGCTCGTGGCGCTGAGCACCCTGCTGGTGACCCTGCTGGCTTCGCACCGCTACGCTCAGAGCCTGGAGCAGACCCTGGCCGCCCAGACTGAAAACGTGGGCCGCGCCCTGGCCGCGGAAGCAGCTGATTTGGTCCTGGTTAACGACTTGGTCAGCCTGCGGAACATGCTGGATCGACACCGCACGGCCCACCCTTCATTGAGCTATCTGTTCATCATCCGCGAAGGCCGGGTCCTGGCGAGCACCTTTGGCGGGGAAATACCTTGGGATCTGCTGAACTTCAATCTCCCCGGACACTTTCCCGACGACGGGACAGTGACGCAACGAATCGTTTCCGAAACCGGTCACAAACTTCTGGACATGGCCCTGCCCATCTTCGAGGGCCATGCCGGCATCCTGCGTCTGGGCGTATCTGAGGAACATCTGCGTCGGGAAATCCGAAACTTGTGGGTCTCCATCGGCCTTGTGGCCCTGGTGATTCTGCTTCCAGCCCTGGGCGGAGGCCTGCTGTTCCTGAATCGCACAACCCGGCCCCTGCTCGCTTTGGTCCAGGCGGCCCAGGACTACGCACCGGACAAGAGCAGATCGCCCATCCCGGTCCAGGGACAGAAGGAGATCGCCGTGCTGGCCGAAGCCTTCAACGCCATGACCGAGCGCATCCACGAGTATACCCGCAGGCTGGAGGATCAGGCCACCGAGTTGGAGCAGACTCAGAGCCAGTTGCGGGCATCCTGTGAAATCGTCCGCGACGTTTCGGCTCTGGGTTCCCTGCCGGAAATCGCCGCATACCTGATCCGGCAAACCAAGGGCATTCTGCAATGTCGAGACGTCAGTCTGCTGGTCTTCAATCCCGGGCGGGAGATGTTTTTCGTGCTCACTGCGAAAGATGTCCGCAAAGTCACGGACCCGCGGGCCGCGGCTGAAGCCGAAGCCTTGCTCCAGGGTATGGAACCGATTTTTCAGCCCGAGTTCCCGGCCTTCCACCCGCCCATGATTCCTGAAAGCCTGGCAAAACTCCCCGGCCAGTCCATTCTCCCCCTGTATCACGAGGATATCCTGTGCGGAGCCATGATCGTGGGCTGCGTGAAGAAATGCGCTTGTCAGCCCCGGGATCTGGAACTGGTCAGCCTCGTCATGTCCCAGGCCGCCGGGACCCTGCGCCGCGCCGTCAAACAGGAGGCGGAAGCGCAGCAGTTTCTGACCCGTCAGGACTCCCAGTCCAGCTTCATGGGCATCATTGGTCGCGACCCGAAGCTGACCCAGATTTTCCGCCTGATTGAGGACGTTGCCGCCACGGACGCCACGGTGCTGATCCAGGGTGAATCAGGCACGGGCAAGGAACTGGCGGCCAGGGCCATTCACGATCTCAGTCCCCGCAAGATCAAACCTTTCGTGGTCATCAACTGTTCGGCCTATCCGGCCACGCTCCTGGAGAGCGAACTGTTCGGTCACGAGAAAGGGGCTTTCACCGGGGCATTGAAGCAGCGTCCGGGGCGGTTCGAGCAGGCCGACGGCGGGACCGTCTTTCTGGACGAGATCGGCGAGATTTCCGCCTCGGCCCAGGTCAAGCTGCTCCGCGTGCTTCAGACCCAGCGCTTCGAGCGCGTCGGCGGGGAGCGGACCGTGACCGTGGACGTGCGCATCGTGGCGGCCACGAACAAGAACCTGCTGGAGGAGGTCAAATCCGGCCGGTTTCGCGAGGACCTCTACTACCGTCTGGACGTGATCCCGGTCCAGCTTCCCCCCCTGCGGGATCGCGGCAACGACGTGGCCCTGCTGGCCGCTCACTTCCTGCGCCACTTCAGCGAGGATCAAAAGAAAACGATCACTGAGTTCAGCTCCAAGGCCATGCGTCTGCTGCTGGACTACCCCTGGCCGGGCAATGTCCGGGAGCTGGAAAACGTCGTGGAACAAGCCACGGTCCTGGCCAAGTCCTCGGTGATCACTCCGGAGGAGCTGCCGACCCGGTTGAAGGCCGTTGCATCGTCCCAGGAATCCTCGGTCACCCTGGAGGAACAGGAGCGGACGATCATTCTGGAAGCTCTGGAATCCTGCTCATGGAACAAAAAACTGGCCGCCCAGCGCCTAGGCATCGGTCGCAGTACGCTCTATGC